ACGAGAGTCAGCAGTGGACAACTCAAATTGTGGGATAATAGCAATACACTTAATAGCTGGGTTCCATTGGTATTTGACATGTCTACCGATGTCGGAAGGTGGTAATGGTGGAACCAAACCGGTATCTTCACCACCAGATGGTTCAGGTAGCACTTCACTCAGAGgaatttctcttctttccATTTCTTGGGTAGTCAAGTCCCTCAAGAAAGAACCACAGAAACCACCCATCATGGCGGCGGTAATGTTATCTGGGTGACGTTCAATCATTAGACAGTAGTCGAGCATACGTTGCTTAGAGAAACCTAATTGACCTACTTCATTACCTAACACTACACCGGCAACAACGGCAGCACCAGAGGAACCTAGACCACGACCCAATGGGATAGGGTTGTGAACATTGATCTTGGTTCCACTTGGGAACTTCCTGATATCATTACAGCGCAGCACATACAACGCAGTTCTTGTTATTAAATTGGCATCAGATTCCAAAGGTACTGAGTCATAACCTTCACTGTCCTCAGTATAGCTCAACTTACAATTGTTCTTGTCATCGTTGGTCTCTTGGGCATTCAATGCATCAATCTCAACATCTAGCTCCAAAAATAGGTTCAAACCGACACCTAGAACATCATAACCAGGACCAATGTTGGCCGATGAGGCAGGAACCTTTATCTTAAAGTGACGAAccatttttatattatgtttttattttaattgtTATGACTGTGCAAGCTTTCAAAGCGTTAATTCCTCCACCAGTTTTAGGGTAAAACGACCGCTGAAACAACACAATTAAACTGCTTTACTAGCACTCGAGTGACAAAAATTTAATACCGATAttaaagaaacaaagagTAACAGTGTTTAAGTATTGATTCTAGAATGGCTCAAACTCTGACTAAAAATCGATGAGTTTcttgaatttttgaaaaattttttggcaaaaacAAACTAAGCCCGATGACACATCATAGTTGCAAATGAGCCAAGCCAAGGGTTTATAATGTCGTTGATATTGTTGGGCAAACGATATGGAATACAACGGGTATTGTCCAAGAAAGATAGCACGCCAGCGCAATGTTGAGAAATTCTTTAAGAGTTGCGCAAAGACGAGGCTATTTTCAAGTCTCGCGGTTGAAGAATGGCCTGAGAGTTGCCACGAGTGATACACCTGGGCACTTCAGTGCATTGGGTATGTACGTAAGCAGTGGGTCCCGTTACGAGACAGGTAGTTTAAAAGGTTGTACACATATTGTTGATAGACTAGCGTTCAAATCGACAAAGAATATCGATGCGCGTTCGATGATGGAGACTTTAGAACTATTAGGGGGAAATTACCAGTGCACTTCCTCGAGAGAATCAATGATGTACCAGGCCTCTGTGTTCAATAGGGATGTGGAAAAGATGCTAAACTTACTTGCAGAGACTATTCGCTTTCCAAAAATTACTGAAGAAGAGTtacaagaacaaaaatttACCGCACAATATGAAATAGACAACATTTGGACCAAGCCGGACTTGATCTTGCCTGAACTGTTACATAACACTGCATACTCAGGGGAGACTTTGGGTTCCCCTCTTATTTGCCCCAGAGAAATATTACCATCCATTACAAAGAAAAGCTTGCTGAACTATAGGGAAAAGTTCTACAATCCCGAAAATACCGTCGCTGCCTTTGTTGGGCAACCTCATGAGAAATCCATTGAATTAGcagaaaaatatttggGTGATTGGACTACAACAGGTGAGCCTTTAGATAAAACTGCTGCACATTATACCGGTGGTGAAACATGCATACCATCTGCTCCTGTATTTGGAACAATGCCAGAACTAATGCACATACAAATTGGTTTTGAAGGGTTACCTATTGACCACCCTGACATATATGCTCTAGCCACATTACAGACATTGCTTGGAGGTGGTGGCTCATTTAGTGCAGGTGGACCTGGCAAGGGTATGTATTCCCGTTTATACACTCATGTTTTGAACCAGTACTATTTCGTTGAAAACTGTGTCTCTTTTAACCATGCTTACTCTGATTCTGGTATTTTTGGCATATCACTTTCATGCATACCTCAAGCAGCACCTCAAGCAGCAGAAGTTATCGCAcaacaattttataattgttTCGCAAATGGCGCCTTACGTCTAACAGATGCAGAGGTTTCAAGGGCCAAAAATCAACTAAAATCGTCCTTGCTAATGAACTTAGAATCAAAACTAGTAGAACTAGAAGACATGGGTAGACAAGTTTTGATGCATGGCAAAAAGATACCTGTATCTGAAATGGTTTCTAAAATCGAGTCCCTCACAACAAAAGATATTAGTAGAGTCGCAGAGATGGTATTTACAGGTAAAGCTCACAACAAGGGCAATGGAACCGGTAGGGCGACGATTGTTATGCAAGGTGATAGAGCTGCTTTTGGTGATGTTCAGGAAGTGCTTGGTCACTACGGTCTTGGTTCAAGCTCTTTTAGCACTGACcaatcaaaatcatcaacaacaaagcTGAAATGGTTTTAGATATTCTAATTCTTGTTTTACAAGTACCAAGCGACAATTTTTAACAGGCATAAGAAGCCCACATTTTCTTGGTTACATTCGTTTTGGGTTCATGTAAATAACTGTGACTAAGGTATAAACTTGTACATTATAGAGTAGAACAATTGTAtacataaaaaaacaaaagacCTAATTTAAGACACAATTTTAACAATATTGTCAAAGTGCCATCAAGGTATGTAACATTAAGCAAATGCTTTTAGAAGTAGTTCGCTGATAATGATCATATTGGTCGAAGCATTTGCATGTTTGTACCATACTCATGTTTGCACCATtacctcttcttcatttctttGCGAGAAATTATTAGTACCTCCTGATGCGACATGATATCTTTGCTTCCACAGCATTAGTTCTCTTTCCATTTCATTCATCTTCTCTTGGTATTCCATGTTTTCCCTTACAACCTTTTTCATGTCAATTTCTTGTTGGGAAATATACTTTTCTAATTGATGCATCTGTTCATTGTATTTCATGactgtttcttcaaatttcgTTCTATCACCATTTGCAGTTTCTATTACCTCAACCTGTGAGGCATTTCTAGCTTCAAGCTCATTGATTGTCCTTTCGAGTGCCTTCGactttttcatttcttcaattttcaTGTCTCTTTCATCATTTAACAATGTTTCAACTTCATGTATTTTCCTGAGCCAAGCTTCTTTCTCGGAGGTATCAGATAATCTTTGATCAAGATCCTTTATAGTTTCTTCTAATCTAACTGTGACACTTTTCAATGTCTCCGCCTCTTCAACtaaatcaatatttttctgcttttcttcatcatatttcattttgtatGATTCAAGATCCATTTGAATAGACTTCACTAATTGCTCATTCCTCTCATTTTGCTCGGTTTGTAAACGAAGTGTCTCCTCGAGGTTCCTTAACTTATCATTAACATCAACATTGTGTTTTACTGTCGCGTTGAACTGCTCTGTAGAATTACCAAGTTCAGATCTTAGTCTGTCTGACTCTTGAAGTAGAGTATCTCTTTGTTGACTTAGGGCTTCATAATCATCGTTTagctttttcaaatttgacTCCATATCAATCAATTTTTGGTTCAAATCTTTGataatttcttgattttcGTCTCTCTCCTCACCCAACTGACCAACAATAGTTTCGTAATGCTCAGATTGCTTTAGTAAATGCTCTATTTTGGCTTCTGAGTCGTTCTTCAATGTTTCTAACTTGTACTTCAATGTCgatatttctttcttaaaTTCACCACTATATTTTGAAGATTCATCCAAAGCCTCCTTCAATCTCTCAATTTCATTGGTATATCTTGAAACATCACTGCTTGTGTTCAATCTCTCCTTGAAATGATGCACATCGGTTTGAAGTAATTGATTCATATCTTGGACTCTCTTGAGCTCCAAGAGTGTTTCTTGTAATTGCATGTCTAAATCATTCTTTTCTGTTTCGCGATCCCAGATAGTCTTATCTTTTTGCTTATTTGAGCTTTTgagtttttcaataacaGTTGCCATCCCCTTTATATCATCTTCTGCTTGTTTTAACGCATGATTATATTCTCTTAACTGAGTCTCATTGGCATTAAGATCACTCAAACAATCTTCGTATTGCTGCCTTTGTTGACGTAAATTAGAAGTCAGCATTTCCTTTTGTCGTTCAGTGGATTCTAAATCTTTCTGAAGTCTTTCAACTTGCTCCTCTAAAAGAACTTCTTTCACACTACCTTGTTTGATTTCATGCTTTAAACTACCACAAATATTCTCAAACTCAGAAAGCTTATCTTGAAGCTTGAAATTCTCGATCTTGTAAAACCTTAACTCCTCTTCATACTTGGATATGCTATCCTTATTTGTGAATATCTCACCACTAGGTAGGTTTGTCCTATCTTTGAAAGGCAATGAGCGTAGCTTATTTTCCAAAGCACGGACATGCTCTTCACTAGCCTCATACTTGATCTTGTAAATATCAGAAGTTGAATCAACCTTTTGAATCAACTCAAATTTAGAATGCAGAGCTGTTATTGCTGCCTCTGCTTCTTTATGTGCCTTCTGTTCTGCATTCAACTGCATTTTTAGGTGTTGAACTTCGAGGAGGATTTGCTCTACATTGACATCAGAAGGTTTTATATCCGAGAGCAATTGATCTATATCAGCCTGCATCCCTTTGTTTTCTAGGAAGTGTTTTAGTTTCTTTAGTTGTGCCTTTACTGTCTGCGactcaaaagaagaagaagcaagtCTAGTTTCGGTGAACCTTAATCGGGATATcagatttttattttcttcaattgcttCTTCTAAAGAAGTAGATTGTTCATGGAGAGCCGTTTTGATTTCGTAATATTTCTTGAGTAAAACATCTTTGTCCGCATTGGATAAGTCATCCAAATGTAAACTTCTTTGAACTACTCGATCACCTAATAGCTTTTGATTGAGGTATTTGTTTAAAgatttttcatcttcaagttGTTTCTTTAGAAGTGAAATATCCGATCTCGACTCCATTGGACTATTCTCTCTATTTATATGCTCCTGCTTAGCCATTTCCTCAATTTGGTTCTTCATTTGGGCATAGTTTTCGTTCGCTTTCCTTAGAgccattttcatttcagACAATTCTTTAGAcaatttatcattttcagcCATCAAGCTATCTCTTTGCTTTAGAATCTCATTTATTTCACCTTGATTGGAGGCAAACCTAGCCTTCAATCTTTCAATCTCCTTTTCCTTAGATGAAACTTGTTGGATAGTGTTAGCatgtaattttttgttctttccAACCTCTTCTCGCAACTCAGCATTCTCGTTGAGAAGAgatttcaattttgttaGGGCAACATTACAGTTCTTTTCCAAAGTTTGCAGTTTTATATCTAGATCTTTGTTTGATATATGCTCCTTCTGCTTcaattcatcaataatatggtctctttctttgatatcATGGCTAAGTTTCTCTATAACCCTCTCCTTTTCCATCTTTTCATTCTCAAGCTTCTTCAGAACTTCAGTATCCATGGAAATTTGCCTAGTAATATCGCCCTTTTCAGAttccaaagaagagagCTTTCTAGTTAGCTCTGCAATAGAAGCATCTTTCTcattgttcttttcttcaagtttttgcCTGACTAGTTCCAATTCTTGAATTTTTGAGATTGCCGCCTCTTTCTCAGAGAGTAAGGTACTTTTATCTTCTCTAATTTCCTTGATCATTGTCTCAATTTCTCTTTGCTGttcatttgattttgatagTAATTGCTCATTTCTTTTGagtttttccttttcaaCATCTAATAAATTTTTAACGTCATTTAACTCATTAAGCAGATCATTGTGTTTTGCAGTatgtattttcttttcagtttcaaCTGCTGTCAACTTTTGTTCCAGGACCTTGATCTTTTCTGTGTATTTTCTGCTATCTACAATATTTTGTGATGATGCTAACAATGGCTTTATTTTCATATACATGTTAAACCATGGGTCTTgcattttttcattatactTCCGGAATACATTCCCTATCATTTCTGATGCCCGcatcttttgaatttcacCCTTAGTTCTTTTCCTCTGTGACCATCCTCTAATTATCGAGTTAAACCTAACTgttatttcaaataatatacTCTCTTTCTTACTTTCCAGCTCTGCAAGAGTTCCTGCTTTAAAGAAAAGCTTGGAAGTACCAACTTTATATGTTGTTGGATCCAGATGAAGTTCGGAGATCAAGATTTGAGAGCTCTGCTTATAGTTGATTGCATCACTTGATTTATCTAGGTGTTCCGATAATATCCTATAGCGTTCATAAAACTCCTTGAATAAGATACGATTCGGATAACCTTCTCGCGCTATTCTTATACCCTCTAAAACACCATTGCATCTCAGCTGATCTAAAATCAATCTTCTGTCAAATGTCTCtgacatttttttattgtttggGATGATGCATCTCACAAAGTGTGGATTTGTTAGGGCTAATTGTGATAACAATGAAGATTGTTGCTCCCTATGGCGTGATAGGGCAGTCTTCAGGTTGGTTCGACCTTTTCCTAGACTGTTAATAGAAGccgatgaagaagagtgAGTCAATCTTGTTGGTGAGGATGATGGGGAACTAATACTTTCAAATCCACTGAAGAACTCTGAAATCAATCTATTCGATGAAActgataaaatattaacTAGATTCTCATTTAGGGGGTCCTTATTTTTTGCTAACCACCCATTAACATGATACTCAACATCGCCAGCATAGTGTTTTAAAACAAAACACATATCTAATTTTGATCTCTTGAATTTTGTAGAGTTTTGTTGCCAAGTTGATATTAGTTTAGAGTAGAATGAGGAATCTTCCGATTTAGGTAAAAttgtttcttcatcaagaagCGGTAATATACCTGTTGGTGGTCCTTTTGCTTCCAATAGATTTATTGTCGATTGTAGATCTTTTCCATAATCTACATAATCCCATTGAATGTTTTCCTTTAAGTACTCACTTTGTTCCAGTACAAACATATGATGATTAAAGAACTGTTGAAGCTTCTCATTAGTATAGTTAATACAGAGTTgttcaaaagaattatGCTCAAATATCTCAAAACCAGCAATGTCTAACAATCCTATGTAGTTAGCTGTCATAGATCCATGGTTAAGACTCATATTGATTGTATCCACAATATATCCAAATAGGTGCTCATATAATGTTCTACACAGAGAGTTGATGATAAAACGGGCCTGATTTGCATTTTTAGCCTGCGATACCCATTCTCTACCTGCTTTTGACCGCGGTTTCAAGATTGCCGTTTTGAAATCACTCTCTGAAACACCTAGCAATGTAGCAATTGCAGATATGTCGGATTTGAAGGATGCCTGTTCAGATTTCTCAGATACAAATTCTATGTTTCCACAATGTAAGATGACAGCTacaattttaaaaatagagTTAATCTGATCTTTACCAAATCCAACTGTTTCAAGTGCAACTAACAACTTTTGGAACTCTGCAGCATCGTCAACCCCGGGTATCACATGATTCGAGTTTGctaatatttgataatgtGCGAAATCATTTGATGACAATTTATATATGGACTCAAGATCTTTCTGTGATGTACCTTTCAacaattgataaaatatatgataattcctttcatttctattttcattgGTAATCCTTGACTTTTCTAATAGATACCATTCTATGAACGCTCCATTGATCTTCCCACTTTGATCaaattctatttttatgaATTTACCAAATCTGGATGAGTTATTATTACGCACAGTTTGGGCGTTACCAAAGGACTCCAAAACAGGATTACTTTGTAagattttcatttcaaagTTATTTGAGACTTCAAACGAGTCTGATGTTATAGATGCCAAATACTGCAGgattttctttgtattcTCGGTTTTACCAGCACCCGATTCACCTGTGACCAAAATGGATTGGTCTTGTTTTTTGGATTTTAAATCACGATAGGCGCTTTCTGcaacttcaaatatatgTGGTTTTTGAGAGG
The Nakaseomyces glabratus chromosome J, complete sequence genome window above contains:
- the THR1 gene encoding homoserine kinase (CAGL0J00649g~Ortholog(s) have homoserine kinase activity, role in homoserine metabolic process, threonine biosynthetic process and cytoplasm localization); this encodes MVRHFKIKVPASSANIGPGYDVLGVGLNLFLELDVEIDALNAQETNDDKNNCKLSYTEDSEGYDSVPLESDANLITRTALYVLRCNDIRKFPSGTKINVHNPIPLGRGLGSSGAAVVAGVVLGNEVGQLGFSKQRMLDYCLMIERHPDNITAAMMGGFCGSFLRDLTTQEMERREIPLSEVLPEPSGGEDTGLVPPLPPSDIGRHVKYQWNPAIKCIAIIPQFELSTADSRGVLPKAYTTQDLVFNLQRLAVLTTALTLDPPDAKLIYPAMQDRVHQPYRKTLIPGLTEILNSVTPTAYPGLLGICLSGAGPTILALATENFEDIAAEIINGFHKKNVKCTWKLLEPAYEGVTVEQL
- the MAS2 gene encoding mitochondrial-processing protease subunit alpha (CAGL0J00671g~Ortholog(s) have metalloendopeptidase activity, role in protein processing involved in protein targeting to mitochondrion and mitochondrial processing peptidase complex localization), with the translated sequence MLRNSLRVAQRRGYFQVSRLKNGLRVATSDTPGHFSALGMYVSSGSRYETGSLKGCTHIVDRLAFKSTKNIDARSMMETLELLGGNYQCTSSRESMMYQASVFNRDVEKMLNLLAETIRFPKITEEELQEQKFTAQYEIDNIWTKPDLILPELLHNTAYSGETLGSPLICPREILPSITKKSLLNYREKFYNPENTVAAFVGQPHEKSIELAEKYLGDWTTTGEPLDKTAAHYTGGETCIPSAPVFGTMPELMHIQIGFEGLPIDHPDIYALATLQTLLGGGGSFSAGGPGKGMYSRLYTHVLNQYYFVENCVSFNHAYSDSGIFGISLSCIPQAAPQAAEVIAQQFYNCFANGALRLTDAEVSRAKNQLKSSLLMNLESKLVELEDMGRQVLMHGKKIPVSEMVSKIESLTTKDISRVAEMVFTGKAHNKGNGTGRATIVMQGDRAAFGDVQEVLGHYGLGSSSFSTDQSKSSTTKLKWF
- the MYO1 gene encoding myosin 1 (CAGL0J00693g~Ortholog(s) have calcium-dependent ATPase activity, microfilament motor activity), coding for MNQDMRVWVPDPVEIFVRGDLLNTDIVKDKFTGVEQQVGLVKKDNDGETATFKISEIFPVNPANFDRVDNMSELTHLNEPSVLNNLENRYKDNLIYTYSGLFLVAINPYKEISNLYSNSTIKSYHSSNEETSQKPHIFEVAESAYRDLKSKKQDQSILVTGESGAGKTENTKKILQYLASITSDSFEVSNNFEMKILQSNPVLESFGNAQTVRNNNSSRFGKFIKIEFDQSGKINGAFIEWYLLEKSRITNENRNERNYHIFYQLLKGTSQKDLESIYKLSSNDFAHYQILANSNHVIPGVDDAAEFQKLLVALETVGFGKDQINSIFKIVAVILHCGNIEFVSEKSEQASFKSDISAIATLLGVSESDFKTAILKPRSKAGREWVSQAKNANQARFIINSLCRTLYEHLFGYIVDTINMSLNHGSMTANYIGLLDIAGFEIFEHNSFEQLCINYTNEKLQQFFNHHMFVLEQSEYLKENIQWDYVDYGKDLQSTINLLEAKGPPTGILPLLDEETILPKSEDSSFYSKLISTWQQNSTKFKRSKLDMCFVLKHYAGDVEYHVNGWLAKNKDPLNENLVNILSVSSNRLISEFFSGFESISSPSSSPTRLTHSSSSASINSLGKGRTNLKTALSRHREQQSSLLSQLALTNPHFVRCIIPNNKKMSETFDRRLILDQLRCNGVLEGIRIAREGYPNRILFKEFYERYRILSEHLDKSSDAINYKQSSQILISELHLDPTTYKVGTSKLFFKAGTLAELESKKESILFEITVRFNSIIRGWSQRKRTKGEIQKMRASEMIGNVFRKYNEKMQDPWFNMYMKIKPLLASSQNIVDSRKYTEKIKVLEQKLTAVETEKKIHTAKHNDLLNELNDVKNLLDVEKEKLKRNEQLLSKSNEQQREIETMIKEIREDKSTLLSEKEAAISKIQELELVRQKLEEKNNEKDASIAELTRKLSSLESEKGDITRQISMDTEVLKKLENEKMEKERVIEKLSHDIKERDHIIDELKQKEHISNKDLDIKLQTLEKNCNVALTKLKSLLNENAELREEVGKNKKLHANTIQQVSSKEKEIERLKARFASNQGEINEILKQRDSLMAENDKLSKELSEMKMALRKANENYAQMKNQIEEMAKQEHINRENSPMESRSDISLLKKQLEDEKSLNKYLNQKLLGDRVVQRSLHLDDLSNADKDVLLKKYYEIKTALHEQSTSLEEAIEENKNLISRLRFTETRLASSSFESQTVKAQLKKLKHFLENKGMQADIDQLLSDIKPSDVNVEQILLEVQHLKMQLNAEQKAHKEAEAAITALHSKFELIQKVDSTSDIYKIKYEASEEHVRALENKLRSLPFKDRTNLPSGEIFTNKDSISKYEEELRFYKIENFKLQDKLSEFENICGSLKHEIKQGSVKEVLLEEQVERLQKDLESTERQKEMLTSNLRQQRQQYEDCLSDLNANETQLREYNHALKQAEDDIKGMATVIEKLKSSNKQKDKTIWDRETEKNDLDMQLQETLLELKRVQDMNQLLQTDVHHFKERLNTSSDVSRYTNEIERLKEALDESSKYSGEFKKEISTLKYKLETLKNDSEAKIEHLLKQSEHYETIVGQLGEERDENQEIIKDLNQKLIDMESNLKKLNDDYEALSQQRDTLLQESDRLRSELGNSTEQFNATVKHNVDVNDKLRNLEETLRLQTEQNERNEQLVKSIQMDLESYKMKYDEEKQKNIDLVEEAETLKSVTVRLEETIKDLDQRLSDTSEKEAWLRKIHEVETLLNDERDMKIEEMKKSKALERTINELEARNASQVEVIETANGDRTKFEETVMKYNEQMHQLEKYISQQEIDMKKVVRENMEYQEKMNEMERELMLWKQRYHVASGGTNNFSQRNEEEVMVQT